From the genome of Malus sylvestris chromosome 6, drMalSylv7.2, whole genome shotgun sequence, one region includes:
- the LOC126626967 gene encoding protein MICRORCHIDIA 7-like isoform X1, producing MDARVKQELLEASYIPTPKRSGVGCKLPPDSVICLSTSSDSSSSDSDSDDSAVGGGGASGVLTKKRKLDGMGVGFPVGFLSPLPPEEVGRLLPGPDAAVARREERGVMSRSHFKQFWKAGDYEGSPCGDWDSSAGGIDHVRVHPKFLHSNATSHKWALGAFAELLDNALDEVCSGATYVNIDMLENKKDRSRMLLIEDNGGGMGPDKMRHCMSLGYSAKSKVANTIGQYGNGFKTSTMRLGADVIVFSRSSGKDGKSATQSIGLLSYTFLTSTGKEDIVVPMLDYERGQGAWNKMLRSSSIDWDKNLETIIQWSPFFDEEDLLHQFYMMKTHGTRIIIYNLWEDDEGQLELDFEADPHDIQIRGVNRDEKSIQMAKDHPNSRFFLTYQHSLRSYVSILYLRIPHNFRIILRGKDVEHHNIVNDMMMSQQVTYRPQPGADGVTKDSNMVAVVTIGFVKDAKHHIDVQGFNVYHKNRLIKPFWRLWNAAGSDGRGVIGLLEANFVEPAHDKQGFERTTVLQRLEGKLIAMQKTYWRDNCHKIGYAPRNKNGSADKEGPPYETNGNTSGSKKPVNVSSKLRSKASKNISTYHGHVNVHTSDKATKRVQSPTKSGEGSSSSSEPPSPSAVNVTDKQVNGSSSKAFSAKKYSGKDVPVTRLSSCMDGTQSQQDYSTRGGTSLHTPSSKSKQGNDVNGDSGVLERLRKENRELKQRLEAEKDRATSADLEQDLQREKDRSKLLETQLQTAQEKIEEMSREQETLIGIFSEERERRDNEEATLRKKLQDASSTIQLLLEKVRELEAKKSGNLKSKR from the exons ATGGACGCGAGGGTGAAGCAGGAGCTCCTGGAAGCTTCGTATATTCCAACGCCGAAGCGAAGCGGCGTCGGTTGTAAGTTGCCGCCGGATTCCGTAATTTGCCTGAGCACGAGTAGCGACAGTAGCAGCAGCGACTCCGACTCCGACGATTCGGCGGTCGGCGGCGGCGGAGCTTCGGGGGTTTTGACGAAGAAGAGGAAGTTGGACGGGATGGGAGTCGGATTTCCGGTTGGGTTTTTGAGCCCTCTACCGCCAGAAGAGGTGGGGCGGCTGCTTCCCGGGCCGGATGCGGCGGTTGCGCGAAGGGAAGAGCGCGGGGTGATGAGTCGGTCGCACTTTAAGCAGTTTTGGAAGGCCGGGGATTATGAAGGATCTCCTTGTGGCGATTGGGATTCTTCTGCCG GTGGGATAGACCATGTCCGGGTTCACCCAAAGTTTCTGCATTCGAATGCTACGAGCCATAAGTGGGCCCTTGGAG CTTTCGCCGAGCTCTTAGACAACGCATTGGACGAG GTTTGCAGTGGTGCTACATATGTTAATATAGATATGCTTGAAAATAAGAAAGACAGAAGCAGAATGTTGCTGATTGAAG ATAATGGTGGTGGGATGGGTCCAGATAAGATGCGACATTGCATGTCGTTGGGGTATTCTGCGAAAAGCAAAGTTGCAAACACTATTGGACAAT ATGGAAATGGCTTTAAGACAAGTACCATGAGGCTTGGAGCAGATGTAATTGTGTTCTCTCGTTCTAGTGGAAAAGATGGAAAAAG TGCTACACAGAGCATTGGATTGCTGTCTTACACATTTTTGACGAGCACGGGAAAGGAAGATATTGTAGTTCCCATG CTTGACTATGAGAGAGGACAAGGGGCTTGGAACAAGATGTTAAGATCCTCGTCAATTGATTGGGATAAAAATTTGGAAACAATAATCCAATGGTCCCCATTTTTTGATGAAGAAGACCTGCTTCATCAG ttcTATATGATGAAAACCCATGGAACCCGAATAATCATCTACAACCTTTGGGAGGATGATGAAGGACAGCTGGAGCTTGATTTTGAAGCTGATCCACAT GATATTCAAATTAGAGGTGTCAATCGAGACGAGAAGAGTATACAAATGGCAAAAGACCATCCCAATTCTCGTTTTTTCTTAACTTACCAGCACTCATTGAGG AGCTATGTATCAATTCTCTATTTGCGGATTCCTCATAACTTTCGAATTATTCTTCGCGGGAAGGATGTTGAGCACCACAACATAGTCAATGATATGATGATGTCCCAGCAAGTCACATATCGGCCACAGCCTGGTGCTGATGGGGTTACAAAGGATTCAAAT ATGGTTGCTGTTGTCACCATTGGGTTTGTGAAGGACGCAAAACATCATATTGATGTTCAAGGGTTTAATGTATATCACAAGAATCGACTGATTAAG CCATTTTGGAGGCTTTGGAATGCTGCAGGAAGTGACGGCCGTGGTGTTATAG GTCTTTTAGAAGCTAATTTTGTTGAACCAGCTCATGATAAGCAGGGGTTTGAGCGTACAACAGTTCTTCAAAGACTGGAGGGAAAATTAATAGCTATGCAAAAGACTTACTG GAGAGACAATTGTCATAAAATCGGTTATGCTCCACGGAATAAGAATGGCTCTGCAGATAAAG AGGGTCCTCCCTATGAAACGAATGGTAATACATCAGGCAGCAAGAAACCGGTTAATGTTTCCAGCAAGCTCCGTTCTAAAGCTTCAAAAAATATTTCTACTTATCATGGGCATGTGAATGTACACACGTCTGATAAAGCCACAAAAAGAGTGCAATCGCCCACAAAATCAGGGGAAGGATCGTCAAGCTCATCTGAACCACCATCACCTTCAGCAGTCAATGTTACCGATAAACAAGTGAATGGCAGTAGTAGTAAGGCATTTTCTGCTAAGAAATACTCTGGAAAAGATGTCCCGGTGACTCGGTTATCTTCATGTATGGACGGTACTCAATCTCAGCAAGATTATTCAACACGTGGAGGAACCAGTTTACACACCCCAAGTTCCAAGTCAAAG CAGGGGAATGATGTCAATGGTGATTCAGGCGTTTTGGAGCGATTGAGAAAAGAGAATCGTGAACTGAAGCAAAG GTTGGAGGCGGAGAAGGACAGAGCAACTTCTGCTGATTTGGAGCAGGACTTGCAGCGTGAAAAGGATAGATCCAAGTTACTTGAAACTCAG CTCCAAACGGCACAAGAAAAAATTGAGGAAATGAGCAGGGAACAAGAAACTCTAATTGGCATATTCTCCGAGGAGAGGGAGCGACGAGACAATGAAGAGGCCACTTTGAGAAAGAAGCTGCAG GATGCATCCAGTACCATTCAATTATTGCTTGAAAAGGTAAGGGAACTCGAAGCAAAGAAGTCCGGGAACTTGAAATCCAAAAGATAG
- the LOC126626967 gene encoding protein MICRORCHIDIA 7-like isoform X2 produces the protein MDARVKQELLEASYIPTPKRSGVGCKLPPDSVICLSTSSDSSSSDSDSDDSAVGGGGASGVLTKKRKLDGMGVGFPVGFLSPLPPEEVGRLLPGPDAAVARREERGVMSRSHFKQFWKAGDYEGSPCGDWDSSAGGIDHVRVHPKFLHSNATSHKWALGAFAELLDNALDEVCSGATYVNIDMLENKKDRSRMLLIEDNGGGMGPDKMRHCMSLGYSAKSKVANTIGQYGNGFKTSTMRLGADVIVFSRSSGKDGKSATQSIGLLSYTFLTSTGKEDIVVPMLDYERGQGAWNKMLRSSSIDWDKNLETIIQWSPFFDEEDLLHQFYMMKTHGTRIIIYNLWEDDEGQLELDFEADPHDIQIRGVNRDEKSIQMAKDHPNSRFFLTYQHSLRSYVSILYLRIPHNFRIILRGKDVEHHNIVNDMMMSQQVTYRPQPGADGVTKDSNMVAVVTIGFVKDAKHHIDVQGFNVYHKNRLIKPFWRLWNAAGSDGRGVIGLLEANFVEPAHDKQGFERTTVLQRLEGKLIAMQKTYWRDNCHKIGYAPRNKNGSADKEGPPYETNGNTSGSKKPVNVSSKLRSKASKNISTYHGHVNVHTSDKATKRVQSPTKSGEGSSSSSEPPSPSAVNVTDKQVNGSSSKAFSAKKYSGKDVPVTRLSSCMDGTQSQQDYSTRGGTSLHTPSSKSKGNDVNGDSGVLERLRKENRELKQRLEAEKDRATSADLEQDLQREKDRSKLLETQLQTAQEKIEEMSREQETLIGIFSEERERRDNEEATLRKKLQDASSTIQLLLEKVRELEAKKSGNLKSKR, from the exons ATGGACGCGAGGGTGAAGCAGGAGCTCCTGGAAGCTTCGTATATTCCAACGCCGAAGCGAAGCGGCGTCGGTTGTAAGTTGCCGCCGGATTCCGTAATTTGCCTGAGCACGAGTAGCGACAGTAGCAGCAGCGACTCCGACTCCGACGATTCGGCGGTCGGCGGCGGCGGAGCTTCGGGGGTTTTGACGAAGAAGAGGAAGTTGGACGGGATGGGAGTCGGATTTCCGGTTGGGTTTTTGAGCCCTCTACCGCCAGAAGAGGTGGGGCGGCTGCTTCCCGGGCCGGATGCGGCGGTTGCGCGAAGGGAAGAGCGCGGGGTGATGAGTCGGTCGCACTTTAAGCAGTTTTGGAAGGCCGGGGATTATGAAGGATCTCCTTGTGGCGATTGGGATTCTTCTGCCG GTGGGATAGACCATGTCCGGGTTCACCCAAAGTTTCTGCATTCGAATGCTACGAGCCATAAGTGGGCCCTTGGAG CTTTCGCCGAGCTCTTAGACAACGCATTGGACGAG GTTTGCAGTGGTGCTACATATGTTAATATAGATATGCTTGAAAATAAGAAAGACAGAAGCAGAATGTTGCTGATTGAAG ATAATGGTGGTGGGATGGGTCCAGATAAGATGCGACATTGCATGTCGTTGGGGTATTCTGCGAAAAGCAAAGTTGCAAACACTATTGGACAAT ATGGAAATGGCTTTAAGACAAGTACCATGAGGCTTGGAGCAGATGTAATTGTGTTCTCTCGTTCTAGTGGAAAAGATGGAAAAAG TGCTACACAGAGCATTGGATTGCTGTCTTACACATTTTTGACGAGCACGGGAAAGGAAGATATTGTAGTTCCCATG CTTGACTATGAGAGAGGACAAGGGGCTTGGAACAAGATGTTAAGATCCTCGTCAATTGATTGGGATAAAAATTTGGAAACAATAATCCAATGGTCCCCATTTTTTGATGAAGAAGACCTGCTTCATCAG ttcTATATGATGAAAACCCATGGAACCCGAATAATCATCTACAACCTTTGGGAGGATGATGAAGGACAGCTGGAGCTTGATTTTGAAGCTGATCCACAT GATATTCAAATTAGAGGTGTCAATCGAGACGAGAAGAGTATACAAATGGCAAAAGACCATCCCAATTCTCGTTTTTTCTTAACTTACCAGCACTCATTGAGG AGCTATGTATCAATTCTCTATTTGCGGATTCCTCATAACTTTCGAATTATTCTTCGCGGGAAGGATGTTGAGCACCACAACATAGTCAATGATATGATGATGTCCCAGCAAGTCACATATCGGCCACAGCCTGGTGCTGATGGGGTTACAAAGGATTCAAAT ATGGTTGCTGTTGTCACCATTGGGTTTGTGAAGGACGCAAAACATCATATTGATGTTCAAGGGTTTAATGTATATCACAAGAATCGACTGATTAAG CCATTTTGGAGGCTTTGGAATGCTGCAGGAAGTGACGGCCGTGGTGTTATAG GTCTTTTAGAAGCTAATTTTGTTGAACCAGCTCATGATAAGCAGGGGTTTGAGCGTACAACAGTTCTTCAAAGACTGGAGGGAAAATTAATAGCTATGCAAAAGACTTACTG GAGAGACAATTGTCATAAAATCGGTTATGCTCCACGGAATAAGAATGGCTCTGCAGATAAAG AGGGTCCTCCCTATGAAACGAATGGTAATACATCAGGCAGCAAGAAACCGGTTAATGTTTCCAGCAAGCTCCGTTCTAAAGCTTCAAAAAATATTTCTACTTATCATGGGCATGTGAATGTACACACGTCTGATAAAGCCACAAAAAGAGTGCAATCGCCCACAAAATCAGGGGAAGGATCGTCAAGCTCATCTGAACCACCATCACCTTCAGCAGTCAATGTTACCGATAAACAAGTGAATGGCAGTAGTAGTAAGGCATTTTCTGCTAAGAAATACTCTGGAAAAGATGTCCCGGTGACTCGGTTATCTTCATGTATGGACGGTACTCAATCTCAGCAAGATTATTCAACACGTGGAGGAACCAGTTTACACACCCCAAGTTCCAAGTCAAAG GGGAATGATGTCAATGGTGATTCAGGCGTTTTGGAGCGATTGAGAAAAGAGAATCGTGAACTGAAGCAAAG GTTGGAGGCGGAGAAGGACAGAGCAACTTCTGCTGATTTGGAGCAGGACTTGCAGCGTGAAAAGGATAGATCCAAGTTACTTGAAACTCAG CTCCAAACGGCACAAGAAAAAATTGAGGAAATGAGCAGGGAACAAGAAACTCTAATTGGCATATTCTCCGAGGAGAGGGAGCGACGAGACAATGAAGAGGCCACTTTGAGAAAGAAGCTGCAG GATGCATCCAGTACCATTCAATTATTGCTTGAAAAGGTAAGGGAACTCGAAGCAAAGAAGTCCGGGAACTTGAAATCCAAAAGATAG